Genomic window (Nitrosophilus kaiyonis):
CCACTTCCAGAAAGAGTACTCATTAAAGCCCCATTTTCCAAAGCTATTTTTTGTACTTCAAAAAGAATTGGCATATTTTTCATTCTTATATTTTGATGAAATCTATCTTTTGATGCAATTTTTAGCATCTCCCAATCATGAGCGAATATAGCTGCAGTTAATAATGAGGAGTGTGAAAGATTAAATATTGCATCTTCTTTATTATAAAATTTTGGAAGCTTTGTTCTTGACTGAGCAGTTGAAATAGGTTTATTTGGTATAACTACAACAGCTTTTAAATTTTTAGGAATCTCTTTTTTTATAGAATAGACTCTGTTATTTTCTACTACTGCAACATTAAAACCACCCATTACAGCAGGAGTAATATTATCTGGATGAGATTCATAAGTTAGTGCTAAATTTAAGATTTTTCTTTTAGGTACTGAAACTCCAGCCATCTCATAAGCAGCAGCAATTGCGCTTACAATCACTGCAGAACTACTACCAAGTCCACGAGATAAAGGGATATTATTATAAAAAGTAAATCTAAATTTTGGCCTATTTTTAATATCTGTTAAATTTCTAAAATATTCATTGAAAATTCTTATAAATAGATTGTTACCCTTTAATTTAAAATTTTTAGCCCCTTCACCTTTTATAGATACACTAAAAAATTTCGACTCTTTTATATGAACTTCATTTCTCAAATTAATAGCAATTCCTAATGTATCAAAACCTGGGCCCAAATTTGCGCTTGTAGCTGGAACACTTATTATCAAAACTCTCCTTTAAACTGCTGGTAAAATATATAACGGTTCTATATTTTCATCATATTTTATTAAATTAATATTTTTTGGAAGAGATATTTGAGTTTCTACTTCATTTTCAAACTTTTTCAAAGAAATTTTACCATTTTCCTTAACAAAATAGAGATTTCCCATTGCTTTTATAGGACTATTGTTTGTAAAAACAAATCCATCACACGCAAAAAGCTTTATATTTTTAGATATATTTAATGTTTTTAAAAAAACATATGTCAATTTTAATGACATAAAACTTCCCGGCCCCCTCGAATAGACTATTCTTTCTATATTATATTTTTTGATTAGTTCATTGTAAATCTTTGGGAGATATTCGCTAGTTTTTTCATTAGTTTCTATCTCTTCAAATAAAATAGAGTCTTTATAAAGGCCTATTTTTATTTTAGATAAAGAGACTATAACTATATCTATATTAGGCAAATGCTTTTTCAAAAGCATATACCTCTTGCTCTTTAGTTTTCACTTCAATTACTTCATAATTATCTTTATCTTTTAATAGCTCTAATGTTAGAAGATGATTTAGATGATGACTTCCAGCATAAGATTCATACTCTCCCATAAAAGCATATCCAAGTAAAGACATATCCCCAATTGCATCTAAAATCTTATGTCTAACAAACTCATCATTAAATCTTAAACCTTCACTATTTAAAATTTTTCTATCATCCAATACTATAGCATTATCTAAACTACCACCAAGAGCTAAACCTATACTTCTTAAATATTGTACCTCATGTAAAAAGCCAAATGTCCTTGCTTTTGCAATATCTTTTATAAAACCTTTCTTAGTAAAATCAAAACTAAATTTTTGATTTTTAATAACTGGATGGTCAAAAAATATCTCAAAATTAAATTTAAGAGAATTTGAAGGTTTTAACTTTACATATTTATCCCCATCTTTTACAGTAACCTCTTTTTTTATTTTCATAAATTTTTTATTTTTTGATAATTTTTTTATCCCTGCTTCATCTAAAAGCATACAAAAACTTATACTACTTCCATCCATAATAGGAATCTCATCAGCATCAATAGTAATTCTAAGATTATCTATTCCATATGAAAATACTGCAGACATTAAATGTTCAATTGTTGATATAGTTGCATCATCTTTTCCTAAAACTGTTGCCATTTTAGTATTTACAACAAAATTTGGATTTAGTGGAATACTAACTCCTAAATCTTTTCTATAAAAAATTATCCCCATATCATCTTCAAGTGGCTCTAATATTAATTTAACAGGTTTTCCTTTGTGAAGTCCAATACCAGTTAATTCAACTTTTTTAGATATAGTTGTCTGCTTCATAGATAACCTTAAATTTTAAATTTTGCTCATTTTATCATAAAAAAACTTAACACTAGTTCATTTTTCCATATCAATCAATTTTTTTGCATCTTTGATTACATTTACAACATTTAACTTTATCCATCTTTTATCCATCCATTCGCTTGGCAATACTTCAACACCTTGTACAAGAATTCCAAAATGTAAATGATCCCCAAGAGCTAAACCGGTTAAACCGGTTTTTGCTATTACATCACCCCTTTTTACATCATCACCTTTTTTTACTCTTAATTCAGAACAGTGCCCATATAAAGTATATAAACCTAAGCCATGATAAATTATGGGCATATTTCCGTATATCCCATTATAATCTGCATAAACAACTTTTCCATCATTGCTTGCAATTATCGGTGCCATTTTTGTACTTGCTAAATCTAAACCTAGATGGTAAGACTCACTTACAAACTTTCCTTTATAATAATAATACCTGTGATCTCCAAAACTTGCTACTGCAGCTGCATTTTTTAATGGATAAAAAGGTTTTATATTAAAATTATCGACTTTTTCATTAAAAACTTTAGAAGTTATATCATGAATTAGTTTTTCATTTTTATTTCTCAAAGTTTCATTCACAAATTTAAATTTTTCAAGATCACTCATTTTAGCAGTTTCAGCAAACTCATTTGCAATATCTGAAACTTTTCCTTCTAAAAAGCTTCTTTTAAGATCAATTTTGCTCTTTTTATACTTTTTATCTTGTAAAAAATATCTTATATACGTTTTTGCTCTATTTCCTGCTAAATCTTCACTTACAATATATGCTCTAAAATTTTTCTCTTGTATTGGCCATGCAATCAAGGATATATAATATCCCTTCTTATAAAATGGCTGAGGAATAAATTTTTTACCAAAATTTGTGAGAATATAAACATCTTTTAAATTATCATCAGTTGATTTGAAAATTACTGTAGCACATCCGCCTTTTCTTATCTTGTATGAATTTGCTATTACATATTGAGAAGGTTTTTTTCTATCTATGATTACATATACTTTTTTAGATGCTCTGTTTCCTCTAAAATAGTTCCATTTACTATTATCAGTTACTTCTATATTAATTATTGCTTTATTTGATTCAAAAAGCATTCCAACTTTTGGAGCATCAACAGGTATTGTTAGTAGTTTAACAGGTTTTTCCAATTCTGCTTCTGCAACTACTTGTTCATTCTTACCATCGTTCATTGTTATTTTATAAGATTTTATTCCAACATTATCTTTCAAAACAACTTCTATCGGCTTTTTCATATTCCAATATATTTTATTTACTATTTCAATAGTTGGTTTTACTCTTTCAAAATCTTTTGAAGTATATATATATCCTCCAATTCCTACTATTGCTATCAAAAACAAAATAGTTAATATTTTAAATTTGTTACCTTTTCTTCTCAATTTAACTCCTTCTTCAAAATTTGCAATAGTTCATCTAAAACAACATTAAAATCTCTATATTCACTGACAAAACCAGCGGCTCTTTTATGTCCTCCCCCTTCAAACATCTTTGCAATTTTACTAACATCTACATAATTTTTCGATCTTAATGAAACTTTAATTCTTCCATCTTCCTCTTCTCTAAGCAATATTCCAACCTCAACTGTTGCAAGACTTCTAGCAATATTTGATGCATTTTCAGCCATATCAACAGTAGCTCCACACTTCTTTAACATCTCCTGTGTTAAAAATACAACAGCCACTTTGGCATTTAAATAAAGAGTCAATGTATCTAAAATTTTTGCGGTTAGTCTTACTTTTGCTAAAGGCTCTCTCTCATTTAACATTTTAGCTATAAAATCTGGAGCTACTCCAAGTTTTACAAGCTCAGCAGCAATATTAAAAACTCTTTCATTGACACTTTCATATTGAAAAAAGCCAGTATCGCTTACTAAAGCGGTATATATGCAAATAGCACACTCTTTTGAGATTTTTATGCCATTTTCTTTTAAAAATTTATAAACAACTTCACCTGTTGCAGCAAAATCATTCTCTATTAAATTTATATCTCCATATTTTGTATTGGTAATATGATGATCAAAATTTATAATTTTAAAATCTCTTCTATCAATGCCCAGTCTATCAAAACTTCCGCAATCAAAAGATATTAAAAGATCAACTTTTTTTGGAAGGTCGGTTTTTATTTTATTAAATCCAGGAAGAAAATTTAGATTATAAGGAAGATTCTTAGTTACATTAACTATAGATACTTTTTTATTCATTTTTTTTAAAATATCATATATCGCTAAAGAGCTTCCAAGCGCATCCCCATCAGGATTAATATGTGATATCAATGCAATATTTGAAGCATTTTTTATTAGTTCATATGCCTTTTTATACATTTAATACCTTTATTGATTAAAGCATTTTCATAGAGATATCAGGCCAGATGGCATGATGAACTAAACTACCAGAACTTATTGCATCTACGCCACTTCCTATAAATCTATCTATATTTTCCAAAGTGACATTACCACTTGCTTCGATAAGAATATGAGGATAGTTTTCATCTCTAAATTTAGTAACTTTTTTTATCTCATCTACTTCCATATTATCACACATCACTATATCTGCACCAGCTCTCATCGCTTCACAGGCCATATCAAAATTTTCACACTCTATCTCTATTTTTGATGTAAAAGGTATCTTTTTTCTTGCCTCTTTTAGAAAATCTTTCAAATTTTTAACAGTTTTTAAATGGGTATCTTTTAGCATCAAACAGTCATCAAGACCTAGTCTATGATTGTGCCCTCCTCCACAAATTACTGCATATTTTTCAAACTCTCTAAGCATTGGTCTTGTTTTTCTTGTATCTAAAATCTTTATATTAGTATCTTTTAATTTCTCAACAAATTTAGATGTATTTGTTGCTATTGAGCTAGCATGTAAAATGGTATTTAATATAGACCTTTCACTTTTTAAAATATCTGTAGATTTTCCTTTTACAATTGCTATTAAATCACCTATTTCGAAAAAATCTGAATCATTTTTTAGCCAAGATATATCAAGATTTACTATCTTTGCAATGGCATTAGCATATTTAACTCCAGCTAAAACTCCACTGCTTTTAGCTATGATTTTAGCTTCAGCATCTTTTGGTATAGCAATCTTTTCAAAAAGATCTCCTCTTCCTATATCCTCAGCTAAAACTCTTTTTGCAAAATCTTCAAGAAACATTTTTATCCTTTTAAATATTCAAACATTCTCTCTAAAGCAATATTTGCCCATTTTCTTGTATCTTCATCAACAAAAATCTCATTGAAAGGCTTGTTGTTTTTTATAGCATTTAATACATCTAAAACATCTTGCAAAGTTGTCTCATTCATCGTAGGACATTCAGGTTTTGTTGAAGATAAAACATATGTATTTTTTTCTCTAAGTCTATGAACAAAATTATATTCAGTTGCTACTGCAACTTTTTGCTCAATAGGTAAAGACCTCACATAATGTAAAAGCTGACTTGTTGATCCTACAAAATCGGCCAATTTACAAACTTCTGGTTTACACTCTGGATGTGCTGCAATTTTAATACCTGGAAATTTTTTTCTATAAAACTCAATATCTTCAACTTCAAAAAGCTGATGTACTGAACAAAATCCGTTATAACATATAATATCAGCCTCTTTTGGATCACACTCTCCTTCTCCAATAACACAACTTTTAAGTCCCATCATCCAAGCTATATTTTGACCCAAACATTTATCTGGAACAAAAAGAATCTTTTTACCAGTTTTTAATGCCTTTTCAATGATCTTTTTTGCACTACTGCTTGTACAAACCATGCCACCCATTTTCCCAACTTTTGCTTTTACTTCTGCACCAGAATTTATATAAGTAACTGGTAAAATATCCTCTTTTTTTATTCCTTTTTCAATCAAATACTCAACTGATTGATCAAAATATGTAGAATCAATCATTCTAGCCATTGCACAGCATGCAATTTTGGGCATTACAACTCGTTTTTTTGGATCTAAAATTTTTACACTTTGCCCCATAAATCCTACACCACAAAATAGAATAAATTCACTATCACTCTCTTTTGACCTTTTTGCAAGCTCTAAACTGTCTCCTGTAATATCTGCAATCTCAAATACCTCATCTTTTTGATAATAGTGAGCAACAATTGTAACAGATAGCTCCTCTTTTAATTTTTTTATTTCATCTTGAATAGCTTTAATATCTTTCACGAATCTCCTTTTTTAAACAAGAGTCTTTTACATAAACATAATATTATGTAATTTTAGCTAAAATTATATGAAATTTTTGAATATAAGGATAATAGATAGGATGGATTTTATAACAAATATTAATGTATGGTTTTATTTTATTGCTTATATTGTAGGCGGAATCCCATTTGGTCTGATTCTTGCAAAAATTTTTGCCAAAACTAATATAAAAGAGGCTGGCAGCAAAAGTATTGGTGCCACAAATGTTTTAAGAGTTGTTAAAGAAAAGGATCCTGTATTAGCAAAAAAGCTTGCTGTTGCCACAATTATTCTTGATGCTTTAAAGGGTATGATTGTTATATTGATTGCTAAAGCTATTGGTTTATCATTTGCTACTCAATGGGCTATAGCTGTTTTAGCTGTTCTTGGTCACTGTTTTAGTCCTTTTTTAAAATTTGAAGGTGGGAAAGGTATTGCAACTGGTGTTGGAGTTTTACTTATAATGCTTCCAGTTGAAACAGTTTTAGCTTTGATTGCTTGGGCAATAACTGCAAAAGTTACTAAAATTTCATCTTTGTCATCTTTGACAGGTCTTTTTGTTCTTTTAGTTTCAAGCTTTGTCATTCATCCTCAGATTCCACATATAAAATCTCATGCTCCTATTATTTTAATAGCTGCTATAGTTGTTTATAAACATATTCCAAATATTATAAGACTTATAAAAAAAGAAGAAAAAGCAGCTGTATGAAAATAACAATAGAAAATTTAGAGTTTTATGCAATTATTGGAATACTAGAAAAAGAAAAAGAGATTCCTCAAAAAATAGTTATGAATTTTTATATAGATTATGATTATCAAAATGATTATATCGATTATGCAGAAATTGTAAATTTTTCAAAAAAATTTATAAAAAAAGGAAAATTTGAAATTATTGAAGATGCACTTATTTTATTAAGTAAAAATTTAAAAACTAAATTCCCCCAAATAAAAAAAGTTAAAATCTCACTTAAAAAGCCCCAAATACTCCCTGATTGCATAGTAGGTATAGAATATAATAAAGAGTATTAATTATATTTACCTAATCTAATATTAAAAAAAGTTGAAAATTTCTTTAAATTTTTCTAAAATTGTGATATAATCTCGCTTAAAATTAATCTAAGATAAAGGGGTACGATGAGAATTTTAATCGTAGAAGATGAAGTTACACTTAATAAAACCTTAGCTGAGGGTCTAAAAGAGTTTGGGTACCAAAGTGATGTTGCAGAAAATCTAAAAGATGCACTCTATTATTTAGATATTAGAAATTATGATCTAATATTAGCAGACTGGATGCTTCCAGATGGAAGTGGATTAGAATTAGTTACTCAAGTTAAGCAAAATAGCCCAAAAACTATTGTTATTGTTTTATCAGCAAGAGATGACAAAGAGAGTGAAATAGAGGCTTTAAGAGCTGGAGCAGATGATTATATAAGAAAGCCTTTTGATTTTGATGTTTTAGTTGCTAGAATAGAAGCAAGATTAAGATTTGGTGGAAGCAATATTATTGAAATTGAAGAGTTAATCATTAATCCTGAAGAGGAAAAAATAACTTATAAAGATAAAGAGATTGAACTTAAAGGAAAACCTTTCGAAGTTCTAACACATCTTGCTAGACATAAAGATCAAATTGTATCAAAAGAGCAGCTTCTTGATGCTATTTGGGAAGAACCAGAACTTGTTACTCCAAATGTTATCGAAGTTGCAATAAATCAAATTAGACAAAAACTTGATAAACCTTTAGGAATTACCACTATAGAAACTGTTAGAAGAAGAGGCTATAGATTTTGTTTTCCAAGAGGAGCATAAGAGGTAAATTCATATGGCAGTTAGTGCTGGCTTCTGCTGCACTAATTGCAATTTTTTCTACATTTTTATATAGCTACATAAAACATTCGCTCTATCAAGAACTTGAAGATGGCTTAGTTAGACAAGCCAAATATATAGTTACTACAATTCCTGACCAACATGCAGGAACAAAAATAGATAGTTTTTATCTTAAAAATACATTAGATATAAATGTCA
Coding sequences:
- the thrB gene encoding homoserine kinase, with product MIISVPATSANLGPGFDTLGIAINLRNEVHIKESKFFSVSIKGEGAKNFKLKGNNLFIRIFNEYFRNLTDIKNRPKFRFTFYNNIPLSRGLGSSSAVIVSAIAAAYEMAGVSVPKRKILNLALTYESHPDNITPAVMGGFNVAVVENNRVYSIKKEIPKNLKAVVVIPNKPISTAQSRTKLPKFYNKEDAIFNLSHSSLLTAAIFAHDWEMLKIASKDRFHQNIRMKNMPILFEVQKIALENGALMSTLSGSGSTFFNMVYQDDAQKLKEILKKSFTDFRVEMYDFDNDGLIVSNK
- the plsY gene encoding glycerol-3-phosphate 1-O-acyltransferase PlsY, encoding MDFITNINVWFYFIAYIVGGIPFGLILAKIFAKTNIKEAGSKSIGATNVLRVVKEKDPVLAKKLAVATIILDALKGMIVILIAKAIGLSFATQWAIAVLAVLGHCFSPFLKFEGGKGIATGVGVLLIMLPVETVLALIAWAITAKVTKISSLSSLTGLFVLLVSSFVIHPQIPHIKSHAPIILIAAIVVYKHIPNIIRLIKKEEKAAV
- the hsrA gene encoding homeostatic response regulator transcription factor HsrA, with translation MRILIVEDEVTLNKTLAEGLKEFGYQSDVAENLKDALYYLDIRNYDLILADWMLPDGSGLELVTQVKQNSPKTIVIVLSARDDKESEIEALRAGADDYIRKPFDFDVLVARIEARLRFGGSNIIEIEELIINPEEEKITYKDKEIELKGKPFEVLTHLARHKDQIVSKEQLLDAIWEEPELVTPNVIEVAINQIRQKLDKPLGITTIETVRRRGYRFCFPRGA
- a CDS encoding DHH family phosphoesterase, encoding MYKKAYELIKNASNIALISHINPDGDALGSSLAIYDILKKMNKKVSIVNVTKNLPYNLNFLPGFNKIKTDLPKKVDLLISFDCGSFDRLGIDRRDFKIINFDHHITNTKYGDINLIENDFAATGEVVYKFLKENGIKISKECAICIYTALVSDTGFFQYESVNERVFNIAAELVKLGVAPDFIAKMLNEREPLAKVRLTAKILDTLTLYLNAKVAVVFLTQEMLKKCGATVDMAENASNIARSLATVEVGILLREEEDGRIKVSLRSKNYVDVSKIAKMFEGGGHKRAAGFVSEYRDFNVVLDELLQILKKELN
- a CDS encoding dihydroneopterin aldolase encodes the protein MKITIENLEFYAIIGILEKEKEIPQKIVMNFYIDYDYQNDYIDYAEIVNFSKKFIKKGKFEIIEDALILLSKNLKTKFPQIKKVKISLKKPQILPDCIVGIEYNKEY
- the nadA gene encoding quinolinate synthase NadA is translated as MKAIQDEIKKLKEELSVTIVAHYYQKDEVFEIADITGDSLELAKRSKESDSEFILFCGVGFMGQSVKILDPKKRVVMPKIACCAMARMIDSTYFDQSVEYLIEKGIKKEDILPVTYINSGAEVKAKVGKMGGMVCTSSSAKKIIEKALKTGKKILFVPDKCLGQNIAWMMGLKSCVIGEGECDPKEADIICYNGFCSVHQLFEVEDIEFYRKKFPGIKIAAHPECKPEVCKLADFVGSTSQLLHYVRSLPIEQKVAVATEYNFVHRLREKNTYVLSSTKPECPTMNETTLQDVLDVLNAIKNNKPFNEIFVDEDTRKWANIALERMFEYLKG
- the nadC gene encoding carboxylating nicotinate-nucleotide diphosphorylase, yielding MFLEDFAKRVLAEDIGRGDLFEKIAIPKDAEAKIIAKSSGVLAGVKYANAIAKIVNLDISWLKNDSDFFEIGDLIAIVKGKSTDILKSERSILNTILHASSIATNTSKFVEKLKDTNIKILDTRKTRPMLREFEKYAVICGGGHNHRLGLDDCLMLKDTHLKTVKNLKDFLKEARKKIPFTSKIEIECENFDMACEAMRAGADIVMCDNMEVDEIKKVTKFRDENYPHILIEASGNVTLENIDRFIGSGVDAISSGSLVHHAIWPDISMKML
- the lpxC gene encoding UDP-3-O-acyl-N-acetylglucosamine deacetylase; the encoded protein is MKQTTISKKVELTGIGLHKGKPVKLILEPLEDDMGIIFYRKDLGVSIPLNPNFVVNTKMATVLGKDDATISTIEHLMSAVFSYGIDNLRITIDADEIPIMDGSSISFCMLLDEAGIKKLSKNKKFMKIKKEVTVKDGDKYVKLKPSNSLKFNFEIFFDHPVIKNQKFSFDFTKKGFIKDIAKARTFGFLHEVQYLRSIGLALGGSLDNAIVLDDRKILNSEGLRFNDEFVRHKILDAIGDMSLLGYAFMGEYESYAGSHHLNHLLTLELLKDKDNYEVIEVKTKEQEVYAFEKAFA
- a CDS encoding M23 family metallopeptidase; protein product: MRRKGNKFKILTILFLIAIVGIGGYIYTSKDFERVKPTIEIVNKIYWNMKKPIEVVLKDNVGIKSYKITMNDGKNEQVVAEAELEKPVKLLTIPVDAPKVGMLFESNKAIINIEVTDNSKWNYFRGNRASKKVYVIIDRKKPSQYVIANSYKIRKGGCATVIFKSTDDNLKDVYILTNFGKKFIPQPFYKKGYYISLIAWPIQEKNFRAYIVSEDLAGNRAKTYIRYFLQDKKYKKSKIDLKRSFLEGKVSDIANEFAETAKMSDLEKFKFVNETLRNKNEKLIHDITSKVFNEKVDNFNIKPFYPLKNAAAVASFGDHRYYYYKGKFVSESYHLGLDLASTKMAPIIASNDGKVVYADYNGIYGNMPIIYHGLGLYTLYGHCSELRVKKGDDVKRGDVIAKTGLTGLALGDHLHFGILVQGVEVLPSEWMDKRWIKLNVVNVIKDAKKLIDMEK